The following are encoded together in the Chlorocebus sabaeus isolate Y175 chromosome 12, mChlSab1.0.hap1, whole genome shotgun sequence genome:
- the LOC103239574 gene encoding ring finger protein-like, which translates to MEGACALPTWKEERREQAVGQGEEEECPICTEPYGAGEYRLALLNCGHGLCAGCLHRLLGSAPSADLGRVRCPLCRQKTPMLEWEICRLQEELLQADGPSHQPRRETPVPQHRNPGPWGSLEHRYHLRFLAGPAGSRGCLPFLPCPPCLGARLWALRERGPCARRLVLLSLLALELLGLLLVFTPLVLLGLLFMLLDRSGR; encoded by the coding sequence ATGGAGGGTGCCTGTGCCCTTCCAACTTGGAAGGAGGAGCGGAGAGAACAGGCAGTGGggcagggggaagaggaggagtgtCCAATCTGCACAGAGCCTTACGGGGCCGGAGAGTACCGCCTGGCCTTGCTGAACTGCGGCCATGGCCTGTGTGCGGGCTGCCTGCACAGGCTTCTGGGCTCGGCCCCCAGTGCCGACCTGGGCCGGGTGCGCTGCCCGCTGTGCCGTCAGAAGACGCCCATGCTGGAGTGGGAGATCTGCCGACTGCAGGAGGAGCTGCTACAGGCCGACGGGCCCTCACACCAGCCCCGCCGAGAGACCCCTGTACCCCAGCACCGCAACCCTGGGCCCTGGGGGTCCCTGGAGCACCGCTACCACCTGCGCTTCCTGGCAGGGCCCGCGGGCAGCCGGGGCTGCCTGCCCTTCCTGCCCTGTCCACCCTGCCTGGGTGCCCGGCTCTGGGCCCTGCGGGAGCGGGGACCCTGTGCCCGCCGCCTGGTGCTGCTGAGCCTGCTGGCCCTTGAGCTGCTGGGGCTGCTGCTGGTCTTCACGCCACTCGTGCTGCTGGGGCTGCTTTTCATGCTGCTGGACCGCTCTGGCCGCTGA
- the CYSRT1 gene encoding cysteine-rich tail protein 1: MDPQEMVVKNPYAHISIPRAHLRPDLGQQLEVASTCSSSSELQPLPVGPCAPEPTRLLQPTEVPGPKGTKGDQRAAPIQNHQAWQQPGNPYNSSQRPAGLTYAGPPPVGRGDDIAHHCCCCPCCRCCHCPPFCRCHSCCCCVIS; encoded by the coding sequence ATGGACCCCCAAGAGATGGTCGTCAAGAACCCATATGCCCACATCAGCATCCCCCGGGCTCACCTGCGGCCTGACCTGGGGCAGCAGTTAGAAGTGGCTTCCACCTGTTCCTCATCCTCGGAGTTGCAGCCGCTGCCAGTGGGGCCCTGTGCCCCGGAGCCAACCCGCCTCTTGCAGCCGACTGAGGTCCCAGGGCCCAAGGGCACCAAGGGTGACCAGAGGGCTGCCCCCATCCAGAACCATCAGGCCTGGCAGCAGCCTGGCAACCCCTACAACAGCAGTCAGCGCCCAGCCGGACTGACCTATGCTGGCCCTCCGCCCGTGGGGCGCGGCGATGACATCGcccaccactgctgctgctgcccctgcTGCCGCTGCTGCCACTGCCCCCCGTTCTGCCGCTgccacagctgctgctgctgtgtcATCTCCTAG
- the RNF208 gene encoding RING finger protein 208: MPSDPGPEAGSGWPGLLMSCLKGPHVILKMEAMKIVHPEKFPELPAAPCFPPAPRPTPTLAPKRAWPSDTEIIVNQACGGDMPALEGAPHTPPLPRRPRKGSTELGFPRVAPEDEVIVNQYVIRPGPSASAASSAAAGEPLECPTCGHTYNVTQRRPRVLSCLHSVCEQCLQILYESCPKYKFISCPTCRRETVLFTDYGLAALAVNTSILSRLPPEALTAPSGGQWGAEPEGSCYQTFRQYCGAACTCHVRNPLSACSIM; the protein is encoded by the coding sequence ATGCCCTCTGACCCCGGGCCCGAGGCGGGCAGTGGCTGGCCGGGCCTCCTCATGTCCTGCCTGAAGGGCCCCCATGTCATCCTCAAGATGGAGGCCATGAAGATTGTCCACCCTGAAAAGTTCCCTGAGCTACCGGCTGCCCCCTGCTTCCCGCCTGCTCCCCGGCCCACCCCAACTCTGGCACCCAAGCGTGCCTGGCCCTCAGACACAGAGATCATTGTCAACCAGGCATGTGGGGGGGACATGCCTGCCTTGGAAGGGGCACCCCATACCCCGCCACTGCCGCGGAGACCCCGTAAGGGAAGCACAGAGCTGGGTTTTCCCCGTGTAGCCCCGGAGGATGAGGTCATTGTGAATCAGTATGTGATTCGGCCCGGCCCCTCGGCCTCGGCGGCTTCTTCGGCAGCGGCAGGTGAGCCCCTGGAGTGCCCCACCTGTGGGCACACCTACAACGTCACCCAGCGGCGGCCCCGGGTGCTGTCCTGCCTGCACTCTGTGTGTGAGCAGTGCCTGCAGATTCTCTACGAGTCCTGCCCCAAGTACAAGTTCATCTCCTGCCCCACCTGCCGCCGCGAGACTGTGCTCTTCACCGACTACGGCCTGGCGGCGCTGGCTGTCAACACATCCATCCTGAGCCGCCTGCCGCCCGAGGCGCTGACAGCCCCATCCGGGGGTCAGTGGGGGGCTGAGCCCGAGGGCAGCTGCTACCAGACCTTCCGGCAGTACTGTGGGGCCGCGTGCACCTGCCACGTGCGGAACCCACTGTCCGCCTGCTCCATCATGTAG
- the RNF224 gene encoding LOW QUALITY PROTEIN: RING finger protein 224 (The sequence of the model RefSeq protein was modified relative to this genomic sequence to represent the inferred CDS: inserted 2 bases in 1 codon), with translation MLPALSHCWPPPEGDRTQASHGNLSDQSWGQTAKKDEAARGPPGLGGGGPPQEXDCIICCSAYDLSGHLPRRLYCGHTFCQACVRRLDAPAPEQRWIPCPQCRQSTPTPRGGVPMLDLDLAAFLAVKAEREPARLEPLPLTSLKGSSITQQPAGLCPALGPQPHFPPPRYCCWGCGSLCCPPLGSPEV, from the exons ATGCTCCCTGCCTTGTCCCATTGCTGGCCCCCACCGGAGGGTGACCGCACCCAGGCCAGCCACGGGAACCTGTCTGACCAGTCCTGGGGGCAGACTGCCAAGAAG GATGAGGCAGCCAGAGGGCCCCCAGGCCTCGGAGGAGGGGGGCCCCCACAGGA AGACTGCATCATCTGCTGCTCAGCCTATGACCTCTCCGGGCACCTGCCCCGCCGCCTCTACTGCGGACACACCTTCTGCCAGGCGTGCGTGCGGCGACTGGACGCCCCAGCACCCGAGCAGCGCTGGATCCCCTGTCCGCAGTGCCGCCAGAGCACGCCCACGCCTCGTGGAGGGGTGCCCATGCTGGACCTGGATCTGGCTGCTTTCCTGGCGGTCAAGGCTGAGCGGGAGCCGGCAAGACTGGAACCCCTACCCCTCACCTCCCTCAAAGGCAGCAGCATCACTCAGCAGCCAGCTGGGCTGTGCCCTGCCCTGGGTCCCCAGCCCCACTTCCCCCCGCCCAGATACTGCTGCTGGGGCTGTGGCAGCCTCTGCTGCCCACCCCTAGGCAGCCCCGAGGTCTGA